A single Choristoneura fumiferana chromosome 9, NRCan_CFum_1, whole genome shotgun sequence DNA region contains:
- the LOC141431113 gene encoding alpha-tocopherol transfer protein-like isoform X2, with amino-acid sequence MYDIKTNAELAINSKLLLNSDEHSLRTMLKDHNIEPERLSEMLRNIQDWYNRQPHLPDAQLHDQLVTRLLIMRKFSLQKVKEKIDNYFTARNSMVDLLSNRDPLMSELNQYLKSGYWIVLPRKTPEKHRITIFKMKNCDGKSVILLIKVIFMIADYRLWNDTVMGEQFILDFENITIQLATQLTPVLISKIVFYVTSCIGAKLKGLHLVHLPKHAAFMFSLFKKLMKPKLVKRIKQYNSFEEAMREFPEDIFPNDLGGTDDVTCQEITDAWVRTLSSPDWRHYFLEQDSIRSDESKRISAKMSNFGIEGSFKTLNID; translated from the exons ATGTACGACATC AAAACGAATGCTGAGTTGGCCATTAACTCTAAATTGCTATTAAATTCCGATGAACACTCGTTGCGAACGATGTTGAAAGATCATAATATTGAGCCTGAACGTTTGTCAGAAATGCTCCGTAATATACAAGACTGGTATAATAGACAGCCACATTTACCAGATGCACAATTAC atGATCAATTAGTGACCAGACTTTTGATTATGAGAAAGTTTAGTTTACAAAAAGTGAAggaaaaaatagataattatttCACTGCAAGAAATAGTATGGTTGATTTGTTAAGCAACAGGGATCCGCTGATGTCTGAACTAAACCAATATTTGAAGAGCGGATACTGGATCGTACTACCGCGAAAAACTCCAGAAAAGCACAGGATTACCATATTCAA GATGAAAAACTGCGACGGAAAATCAGTGATACTGctaataaaagtaatatttatgATTGCTGACTACAGACTGTGGAATGACACAGTTATGGGAGAACAATTTATCTTAGATTTTGAGAACATAACCATTCAACTGGCAACGCAGCTGACTCCCGTGCTAATATCAAAGATCGTATTTTATGTCACT TCCTGCATTGGTGCTAAATTAAAAGGTTTGCATTTAGTCCACCTGCCAAAGCACGCAGCGTTCATGTTCAGCTTGTTCAAGAAGTTAATGAAGCCAAAATTGGTGAAGAGGATTAAACAATACAACAGCTTTGAGGAGGCGATGAGGGAATTTCCTGAAGATATATTTCCTAATGACTTGGGTGGAACTGATGATGTAACTTGTCAGGAAATAACTG ACGCCTGGGTGAGAACACTCTCTTCGCCCGATTGGAGACATTACTTTTTGGAGCAAGATTCTATTCGGAGTGACGAATCCAAACGAATTTCAGCAAAGATGAGCAACTTTGGGATAGAAGGTTCTTTCAAGACACTCAATATTGATTGA
- the LOC141431113 gene encoding alpha-tocopherol transfer protein-like isoform X1, whose translation MEKFVCHVATVMLRRFGSKKTNAELAINSKLLLNSDEHSLRTMLKDHNIEPERLSEMLRNIQDWYNRQPHLPDAQLHDQLVTRLLIMRKFSLQKVKEKIDNYFTARNSMVDLLSNRDPLMSELNQYLKSGYWIVLPRKTPEKHRITIFKMKNCDGKSVILLIKVIFMIADYRLWNDTVMGEQFILDFENITIQLATQLTPVLISKIVFYVTSCIGAKLKGLHLVHLPKHAAFMFSLFKKLMKPKLVKRIKQYNSFEEAMREFPEDIFPNDLGGTDDVTCQEITDAWVRTLSSPDWRHYFLEQDSIRSDESKRISAKMSNFGIEGSFKTLNID comes from the exons ATGGAAAAGTTTGTGTGTCACGTCGCGACCGTAATGTTAAGGCGGTTTGGATCTAAA AAAACGAATGCTGAGTTGGCCATTAACTCTAAATTGCTATTAAATTCCGATGAACACTCGTTGCGAACGATGTTGAAAGATCATAATATTGAGCCTGAACGTTTGTCAGAAATGCTCCGTAATATACAAGACTGGTATAATAGACAGCCACATTTACCAGATGCACAATTAC atGATCAATTAGTGACCAGACTTTTGATTATGAGAAAGTTTAGTTTACAAAAAGTGAAggaaaaaatagataattatttCACTGCAAGAAATAGTATGGTTGATTTGTTAAGCAACAGGGATCCGCTGATGTCTGAACTAAACCAATATTTGAAGAGCGGATACTGGATCGTACTACCGCGAAAAACTCCAGAAAAGCACAGGATTACCATATTCAA GATGAAAAACTGCGACGGAAAATCAGTGATACTGctaataaaagtaatatttatgATTGCTGACTACAGACTGTGGAATGACACAGTTATGGGAGAACAATTTATCTTAGATTTTGAGAACATAACCATTCAACTGGCAACGCAGCTGACTCCCGTGCTAATATCAAAGATCGTATTTTATGTCACT TCCTGCATTGGTGCTAAATTAAAAGGTTTGCATTTAGTCCACCTGCCAAAGCACGCAGCGTTCATGTTCAGCTTGTTCAAGAAGTTAATGAAGCCAAAATTGGTGAAGAGGATTAAACAATACAACAGCTTTGAGGAGGCGATGAGGGAATTTCCTGAAGATATATTTCCTAATGACTTGGGTGGAACTGATGATGTAACTTGTCAGGAAATAACTG ACGCCTGGGTGAGAACACTCTCTTCGCCCGATTGGAGACATTACTTTTTGGAGCAAGATTCTATTCGGAGTGACGAATCCAAACGAATTTCAGCAAAGATGAGCAACTTTGGGATAGAAGGTTCTTTCAAGACACTCAATATTGATTGA